In Xyrauchen texanus isolate HMW12.3.18 chromosome 13, RBS_HiC_50CHRs, whole genome shotgun sequence, a single genomic region encodes these proteins:
- the LOC127654031 gene encoding melanophilin-like isoform X2: MDKKLDLSRLSEEEAKHVLEVIQRDFTLRKKEEERLGELKSKIEKEETKIELLGSQSNLVDSHCIRCLQPFKFLVNSKRQCMDCKLYTCKTCSRYNKKERGWVCDPCRMARVLKIGTLGWYHDNIRSRFKCFGSAKVMRSLYKRLNEEGHRDDDTQSMPDGRNVYNGHDDEHIDVAEAQRYKQSRKSKRLLSVHPTDLDMDEYVTHSRRPSVQYIQEERGIQRNDLEYSSDMYHHHHHRMNRRTSLDRFSRPDDGLYSEHRIIRARSLSKINSSMAPRQIYLDTSEEEGMFRVPVHQLPPRRRSRASSQENIHLGPPPINELSKRMSAIESLLNRLEVKMTLPADQPVQPTAGQLEEDKLRRKLDELMSDKALSSDEDEPKLPPQSNGSTVRHALKGGQTPMPPAPPAPQQPLSSSSDEMPTEAQKVYLAAGTFFDMERKLRTIEQNAKNHYSGPLTDSELSELEDQVSLAAAKFQSTESEVSDIENKIAALNVKGLSIDKAKKKALSVQQKRKFSQDMPSNRVHF, translated from the exons ATGGACAAGAAGTTAGACCTGTCCAGACTATCAGAAGAGGAGGCCAAACATGTATTGGAGGTCATTCAGAGAGATTTTACGCTGAGAAAAAAGGAAGAAGAGCGGCTTGG GGAGCTGAAATCCAAGATAGAAAAGGaagaaacgaagattgaactctTGGGATCTCAATCAAACCTGGTGGACTCTCACTGTATCCGCTGCCTGCAACCCTTTAAGTTCCTGGTGAACAGCAAGCGCCAGTGCATGGACTGCAAACTCTACACCTGCAAAACTTGTAGTCGCTACAACAAGAAGGAGCGTGGCTGGGTATGCGACCCCTGCCGCATGGCAAG GGTCCTGAAAATTGGAACCTTGGGGTGGTATCATGACAACATACGCTCTCGCTTTAAGTGTTTTGGCAGTGCAAAGGTGATGAGGTCACTGTACAAGAGATTAAATGAAGAGG GGCATCGTGATGATGACACACAGAGCATGCCTGACGGCCGCA ATGTATATAATGGTCATGATGATGAGCATATTGATGTAGCTGAAGCACAACGCTATAAGCAG TCGCGAAAGTCCAAGCGTCTGCTCTCTGTCCACCCAACGGATCTTGACATGGACGAGTATGTCACTCACTCTCGCAGACCGTCTGTCCAG TACATCCAGGAAGAGAGAGGAATTCAGCGGAATGATCTAGAATACAGCTCTGACATGtaccatcaccatcatcatcgcATGAACCGGAGGACAAGCCTTGACAGGTTCTCTCGCCCAG ATGACGGCCTATACTCTGAACACAGAATTATACGTGCTCGATCTCTCTCAAAAATCAACTCCTCAATGGCTCCGCGCCAGATCTACCTGGACACTTCAGAGGAGGAGGGCATGTTTCGTGTCCCCGTCCACCAGCTGCCCCCACGACGCCGCAGTCGAGCATCATCTCAGGAAAACATTCATCTAGGACCACCACCG ATCAACGAGCTGAGCAAGAGAATGTCTGCCATTGAGAGTCTCTTGAATCGACTGGAAGTCAAAATGACTTTGCCGGCTGATCAG CCTGTTCAGCCCACAGCAGGGCAGCTGGAGGAGGACAAGCTGAGGAGAAAACTAGATGAGCTGATGAGTGACAAGGCACTTTCTTCTGATGAAGATGAGCCAAAGTTGCCTCCTCAGTCCAATGGGTCTACTGTGAGACATGCACTAAAGGGGGGCCAGACACCTATGCCCCCTGCACCCCCTGCACCCCAACAACCCTTGAGCTCCTCCAGTGATGAGATGCCCACTGAAGCGCAAAAG GTGTACTTGGCTGCTGGGACGTTCTTCGATATGGAGAGGAAGTTGCGAACGATTGAGCAGAATGCTAAAAATCACTACAGTGGCCCACTCACTGATTCAGAACTCTCTGAACTGGAGGACCAGGTCTCTTTGGCAGCCGCTAAATTTCAGAGCACGGAGAGTGAG GTCTCAGACATTGAGAATAAGATAGCAGCTCTAAATGTTAAAGGACTATCAATCGATAAAGCCAAGAAAAAG GCACTGAGTGTACAACAAAAAAGGAAGTTTTCCCAAGATATGCCTTCAAACAGAGTGCATTTTTAA
- the LOC127654031 gene encoding melanophilin-like isoform X1 — MDKKLDLSRLSEEEAKHVLEVIQRDFTLRKKEEERLGELKSKIEKEETKIELLGSQSNLVDSHCIRCLQPFKFLVNSKRQCMDCKLYTCKTCSRYNKKERGWVCDPCRMARVLKIGTLGWYHDNIRSRFKCFGSAKVMRSLYKRLNEEGHRDDDTQSMPDGRNVYNGHDDEHIDVAEAQRYKQSRKSKRLLSVHPTDLDMDEYVTHSRRPSVQYIQEERGIQRNDLEYSSDMYHHHHHRMNRRTSLDRFSRPDDGLYSEHRIIRARSLSKINSSMAPRQIYLDTSEEEGMFRVPVHQLPPRRRSRASSQENIHLGPPPINELSKRMSAIESLLNRLEVKMTLPADQPVQPTAGQLEEDKLRRKLDELMSDKALSSDEDEPKLPPQSNGSTVRHALKGGQTPMPPAPPAPQQPLSSSSDEMPTEAQKRSTAAALCDITTEILRTINATESAMNELAPSNPIDRLQLAGTDVKQADDAYRELEENVYLAAGTFFDMERKLRTIEQNAKNHYSGPLTDSELSELEDQVSLAAAKFQSTESEVSDIENKIAALNVKGLSIDKAKKKALSVQQKRKFSQDMPSNRVHF, encoded by the exons ATGGACAAGAAGTTAGACCTGTCCAGACTATCAGAAGAGGAGGCCAAACATGTATTGGAGGTCATTCAGAGAGATTTTACGCTGAGAAAAAAGGAAGAAGAGCGGCTTGG GGAGCTGAAATCCAAGATAGAAAAGGaagaaacgaagattgaactctTGGGATCTCAATCAAACCTGGTGGACTCTCACTGTATCCGCTGCCTGCAACCCTTTAAGTTCCTGGTGAACAGCAAGCGCCAGTGCATGGACTGCAAACTCTACACCTGCAAAACTTGTAGTCGCTACAACAAGAAGGAGCGTGGCTGGGTATGCGACCCCTGCCGCATGGCAAG GGTCCTGAAAATTGGAACCTTGGGGTGGTATCATGACAACATACGCTCTCGCTTTAAGTGTTTTGGCAGTGCAAAGGTGATGAGGTCACTGTACAAGAGATTAAATGAAGAGG GGCATCGTGATGATGACACACAGAGCATGCCTGACGGCCGCA ATGTATATAATGGTCATGATGATGAGCATATTGATGTAGCTGAAGCACAACGCTATAAGCAG TCGCGAAAGTCCAAGCGTCTGCTCTCTGTCCACCCAACGGATCTTGACATGGACGAGTATGTCACTCACTCTCGCAGACCGTCTGTCCAG TACATCCAGGAAGAGAGAGGAATTCAGCGGAATGATCTAGAATACAGCTCTGACATGtaccatcaccatcatcatcgcATGAACCGGAGGACAAGCCTTGACAGGTTCTCTCGCCCAG ATGACGGCCTATACTCTGAACACAGAATTATACGTGCTCGATCTCTCTCAAAAATCAACTCCTCAATGGCTCCGCGCCAGATCTACCTGGACACTTCAGAGGAGGAGGGCATGTTTCGTGTCCCCGTCCACCAGCTGCCCCCACGACGCCGCAGTCGAGCATCATCTCAGGAAAACATTCATCTAGGACCACCACCG ATCAACGAGCTGAGCAAGAGAATGTCTGCCATTGAGAGTCTCTTGAATCGACTGGAAGTCAAAATGACTTTGCCGGCTGATCAG CCTGTTCAGCCCACAGCAGGGCAGCTGGAGGAGGACAAGCTGAGGAGAAAACTAGATGAGCTGATGAGTGACAAGGCACTTTCTTCTGATGAAGATGAGCCAAAGTTGCCTCCTCAGTCCAATGGGTCTACTGTGAGACATGCACTAAAGGGGGGCCAGACACCTATGCCCCCTGCACCCCCTGCACCCCAACAACCCTTGAGCTCCTCCAGTGATGAGATGCCCACTGAAGCGCAAAAG AGATCCACTGCAGCGGccctttgtgacatcacaacCGAGATTCTAAGAACAATTAATGCCACCGAAAGCGCTATGAACGAGTTGGCCCCCTCGAATCCTATTGACAGACTTCAGTTAGCGGGCACAGATGTTAAGCAGGCTGATGATGCGTACAGGGAACTTGAGGAAAAT GTGTACTTGGCTGCTGGGACGTTCTTCGATATGGAGAGGAAGTTGCGAACGATTGAGCAGAATGCTAAAAATCACTACAGTGGCCCACTCACTGATTCAGAACTCTCTGAACTGGAGGACCAGGTCTCTTTGGCAGCCGCTAAATTTCAGAGCACGGAGAGTGAG GTCTCAGACATTGAGAATAAGATAGCAGCTCTAAATGTTAAAGGACTATCAATCGATAAAGCCAAGAAAAAG GCACTGAGTGTACAACAAAAAAGGAAGTTTTCCCAAGATATGCCTTCAAACAGAGTGCATTTTTAA